Proteins encoded within one genomic window of Pygocentrus nattereri isolate fPygNat1 chromosome 11, fPygNat1.pri, whole genome shotgun sequence:
- the sigirr gene encoding single Ig IL-1-related receptor: MGQNQVLHFLCLWGQFAVVIGEALCSRAPQFKPSVDRTEVWGALSTSVELNCTALMVYNKSEFDCEANLRWRKDGQPLTNLSAITQNTSQWLTADGQKIVSSILTVNLKNQADFGLYSCEIWNSTVSFSLQSTTFPSHTGAVVASVIMLIALVLIAFIYSKCHLSFKLWYKNKYGDYEINDGKMYDAYISYVNSDNDRKFVNFILKPHLENKCGHKLLLNDTNILPGAEPSAELVMDSSRCRRLIVVLSQSYLEQEWCTTNFRQGLFHLLEISRKPIFIIFQSQQKHVSLDVIQQLREHQARITTLVWRAHSMTPSSGFWKELALAMPRRVVFHAKTAGDPQTLLQDDKDPMLTLQPDYLDCRPDPDPAGDLGLRLPIYKTLPSKAPVLPAAPDPTAEAKAPEIDVSDLGSRSYAARTDFYCLVTEDDI, translated from the exons AGGCTCTTTGTAGCAGAGCTCCACAGTTTAAGCCCAGTGTGGATCGGACAGAGGTGTGGGGGGCTTTGAGTACCAGTGTTGAATtgaactgcactgcactgatggTCTACAATAAGAGTGAATTTGACTGTGAGGCCAATCTACGGTGGAGAAAAGATGGACAACCTCTGACCAACCTCAGTGCCATCACCCAGAACACCTCCCAGTG GCTTACCGCTGATGGCCAGAAGATTGTGAGCAGTATTCTGACAGTGAACTTGAAGAATCAGGCAGATTTTGGTCTCTACTCTTGTGAAATATGGAACAGCACAGTCTCGTTCAGCCTTCAGAGCACCA CTTTCCCCAGTCACACAGGGGCAGTGGTGGCATCAGTGATCATGCTGATAGCATTAGTCCTGATTGCTTTTATCTATTCCAAGTGCCACCTCAGCTTCAAACTCtggtataaaaacaaatatggaGACTATGAAATCAATG ATGGCAAAATGTATGATGCCTACATCTCTTACGTAAACAGTGACAATGACCGGAAGTTTGTAAATTTTATCCTGAAACCTCACCTGGAGAATAAGTGTGGGCACAAATTACTCCTCAACGACACAAACATTCTCCCTGGAGCAG AGCCATCTGCAGAATTGGTGATGGACAGTAGTCGTTGTCGGCGGCTCATCGTGGTGCTGTCGCAGTCCTATCTGGAGCAAGAGTGGTGCACCACCAACTTCAG ACAGGGGTTATTTCATCTGCTGGAGATCTCTCGGAAGCCCATTTTCATCATCTTCCAGTCTCAGCAGAAGCATGTGAGTCTGGATGTTATCCAACAACTCAGAGAGCACCAGGCACGCATCACTACTTTAGTCTGGAGAGCACACTCTATG ACCCCATCTTCTGGGTTTTGGAAGGAGTTGGCTTTGGCCATGCCACGGAGGGTGGTGTTCCATGCTAAGACAGCTGGAGACCCCCAGACTCTACTCCAGGATGATAAGGACCCCATGCTCACCCTGCAGCCTGATTACTTGGACTGTAGACCAGACCCAGACCCTGCTGGAGACCTTG GCTTACGGTTGCCTATCTACAAGACCCTGCCTTCCAAAGCTCCAGTACTCCCTGCAGCTCCTGATCCCACAGCTGAGGCCAAAGCTCCTGAGATAGATGTGTCTGACCTGGGCTCCAGGAGCTATGCTGCCAGAACTGATTTTTACTGTTTGGTTACTGAGGACGATATATAA